One region of Thunnus albacares chromosome 8, fThuAlb1.1, whole genome shotgun sequence genomic DNA includes:
- the LOC122988155 gene encoding transmembrane protein 222-like, producing the protein MAEADDTDMMMNYNADFLKSDRKNSRYPFCVVWTPIPILSWVLPFIGHMGICTSSGVIRDFAGSYFVSEDNMGFGRPTKYWKLDVDKVCGHGAATWDKAVLDASEEYKCRPHNLCFDNCHSHVAMALNLMRYDNSTSWNMMNLCLLSLIHGKHVSWAAFLKTWLPFFMLCGVLGTFILTFNLQ; encoded by the exons ATGGCGGAGGCGGACGATACCGACATGATGATGAACTACAACGCGGATTTCTTGAAAAGCGACAGAAAAAACAGCCGCTACCCGTTCTGCGTTGTCTGGACACCCATTCCTATTTTATC GTGGGTGCTCCCCTTCATTGGTCACATGGGTATATGCACCTCTTCTGGAGTCATAAGAGATTTTGCAGGATCATACTTTGTCTCG GAGGACAACATGGGCTTTGGTAGACCAACAAA GTACTGGAAGCTTGACGTGGACAAAGTCTGTGGCCACGGTGCTGCTACATGGGACAAAGCAGTGCTTGATGCATCTGAGGAATACAAATGCAGGCCA CACAATCTGTGCTTCGATAACTGCCATTCCCACGTTGCCATGGCCCTCAACCTCATGCGCTACGACAACAGCACGTCGTGGAACATGATGAACTTGTGTTTACTGTCTCTCATTCATGGGAAACATGTGAG CTGGGCAGCGTTCCTCAAAACCTGGCTACCCTTCTTCATGCTCTGCGGAGTCCTCGGCACGTTCATCCTAACATTCAATCTGCAATAA
- the LOC122988156 gene encoding trophoblast glycoprotein-like — protein sequence MCISAVRSVFLGVLLYAPYQCLECPFGCKCFAVTRTVKCVSKDLLTVPQLIPGYAKTFIITGNNIHQIGPDSFTELENVTNIILSNNRITEMASHSFSALINLRLLDLSGNQLALIHPEALSIPGSPLQELNLSRSLFNFTALTDLTTVLRWGGLQRLLRLDLSGNHLALLPPGMFSHLPNLQQLFLANNSLMAVYAGTFSGMNHLEVLDLTRNAFRTFRDDALQELEKLRNIRILLGNNPYTCSCESRNFVAWLNESRAQVDADAVRCASPRGLTDTRLRGLGVQAIGCVDPVQAEVTDLTLQTSYVFLGLVLGFVGMLFLFVLYLNRKGMKEWIIEMRNACRDVMEGYHYRYEIDSDPRLGYISANNAGNRAQGHLQLALLQQQPNDTCMVPTDTQVSQVTTSPPVDL from the exons ATGTGTATTTCTGCAGTCCGCAGTGTGTTTTTGGGAGTACTCCTTTACGCACCATACCAGTGCTTGGAGTGTCCCTTTGGCTGTAAGTGTTTTGCTGTCACTCGTACAGTGAAATGTGTCTCTAAGGATCTGCTCACGGTACCACAACTTATTCCAGGATATGCAAAGACTTTCATCATCACAGGGAATAATATACACCAGATTGGACCCGATTCATTTACAGAGCTGGAGAATGTTACCAACATCATTTTAAGCAATAATAG GATTACAGAGATGGCGTCTCACAGCTTTTCTGCCCTCATTAACCTGCGCCTCCTGGACCTCAGTGGCAACCAGCTGGCCCTCATCCATCCAGAGGCTCTCAGTATACCTGGCAGTCCCCTGCAGGAGCTCAACCTTAGCCGCTCGCTGTTCAACTTCACCGCCCTGACGGACCTCACTACGGTGCTGCGCTGGGGCGGCCTCCAAAGGCTCCTCCGCCTTGACCTCTCTGGGAACCACCTCGCCCTGCTGCCCCCGGGGATGTTCTCCCACCTTCCCAATCTGCAGCAGCTCTTCCTCGCTAACAACTCTCTGATGGCTGTCTACGCTGGAACTTTCTCTGGCATGAACCATCTGGAGGTGCTGGACCTGACCCGCAACGCCTTCAGGACATTCAGGGATGATGCTCTGCAGGAACTGGAGAAGCTCAGGAACATCCGAATCCTTCTTGGTAACAACCCTTACACCTGTTCCTGTGAGAGCCGTAATTTTGTGGCCTGGTTGAACGAATCGAGGGCTCAAGTAGATGCAGATGCCGTGAGGTGTGCTTCCCCGAGAGGGTTAACTGACACCCGGCTGCGAGGGCTCGGGGTTCAGGCCATTGGATGTGTTGATCCAGTCCAAGCAGAGGTGACTGACCTCACCCTCCAGACATCCTATGTCTTCTTAGGGCTGGTGCTGGGGTTTGTGGGCATGCTCTTCCTCTTTGTGCTCTACCTGAATCGCAAAGGTATGAAGGAGTGGATTATTGAAATGAGAAATGCATGTCGGGATGTTATGGAGGGATATCACTACCGATACGAGATTGACTCAGACCCTCGGCTGGGGTACATCTCAGCAAATAACGCCGGCAACAGGGCACAGGGGCATTTACAATTAGCTCTGTTACAGCAGCAGCCAAATGACACCTGTATGGTTCCTACAGACACACAGGTCAGCCAGGTGACGACCTCACCACCTGTTGACTTATGA
- the kdf1a gene encoding keratinocyte differentiation factor 1 codes for MPGHSTGAPHASRHHNNHSSSSRADKYRQARTISRESTTSQDSYRDPHGEHPKEHHTGRSRHSETKYGHRGHPRNGTGRGSETIGFIPGSADSTPTSRHACGSCASMGWSGCKALICCVLTCGFYGSREPCLPVNESSTDHPPKTGSEAHPPNGIAMSNPTCGIHLEPNKSNKVTKLPTSDSFRYQDVRIAGQTVKYPVAATKRPRTHGKGESQRPISNTSLLSREDYDLDDLSDTGTDIDSLITKKLLELYALHQIDQLAKCTSDSSFSRKTNEISELIYSIAQDYNLEEQEAECKLVHGVIRISTRKGKRNKSHQSTGQRPNGRSDGTLPDSGNETMTNTFMSSDFPEVKVSEQTPSDELARKMRHYSGRMYSSSNATETDSSGAPLLL; via the exons ATGCCTGGCCACAGCACAGGGGCTCCCCATGCGTCCCGCCACCACAATAACCACAGCTCCAGCTCCAGAGCAGACAAGTACAGACAAGCTCGGACTATATCCCGAGAAAGCACCACCAGCCAAGACTCCTACAGGGATCCTCACGGGGAACACCCGAAGGAGCACCACACTGGCCGCTCCCGGCACTCGGAGACCAAGTATGGTCACAGAGGGCACCCACGAAACGGCACTGGACGGGGCTCAGAGACTATAGGATTTATTCCGGGGTCAGCAGACAGCACGCCTACTAGCAGACATGCCTGTGGCTCTTGTGCCTCTATGGGCTGGAGTGGCTGTAAGGCCCTTATCTGCTGCGTACTGACCTGCGGGTTTTATGGCAGCCGAGAGCCCTGCCTGCCTGTTAACGAGAGCTCCACAGACCATCCCCCTAAAACAGGTAGCGAGGCCCACCCTCCTAATGGCATTGCTATGTCCAACCCTACCTGTGGCATCCATTTAGAGCCCAACAAGTCCAATAAAGTCACTAAGTTGCCCACAAGCGACAGCTTCCGCTACCAGGATGTGCGCATCGCAGGTCAGACGGTAAAGTATCCAGTGGCTGCAACCAAACGGCCCCGTACACACGGTAAGGGGGAAAGCCAGCGGCCAATCAGCAACACCAGCCTGTTATCCCGTGAGGACTATGACTTGGATGACCTGAGTGACACGGGCACAGATATTGACTCTCTCATCACCAAGAAGCTGCTTGAGCTTTACGCCTTGCACCAGATCGACCAGCTGGCCAAGTGCACCTCCGATTCCTCTTTCTCCCGCAAGACCAACGAGATCAGCGAGCTCATCTACAGCATCGCTCAGGACTACAACCTGGAGGAGCAGGAGGCCGAATGCAAGCTGGTGCACGGAGTCATCCGCATCAGCACCCGGAAGGGCAAGAGAAACAAGAGCCATCAGTCGACGGGGCAGCGTCCCAATGGGAGGAGCGACGGGACCCTCCCCGACAGCGGCAACGAGACCATGACCAACACCTTCATGAGCAGTGACT TTCCAGAGGTGAAAGTTTCAGAGCAGACGCCATCAGATGAGCTGGCCAGGAAAATGAGACATTACAGCGGAAGAA TGTACTCCTCCAGCAACGCCACCGAAACAGACTCTTCAGGTGCTCCTCTGCTTCTCTGA
- the nr0b2a gene encoding nuclear receptor subfamily 0 group B member 2a: MDNECHCSTNGDRLLNPILYNILSQMDNSKPSQHNFNYNSIPHRCNCELRRTVCLKRPSEICKEASAVLVKTVHFMKNLPAFNQLPPNDQFSLLKSCWAPLFILGLAQEHVDFEVTDSPADSMLKKILLNLQEGPEMEREQPTMAGVSKLKSCIKKFWSLDLSPKEYAYLKGTTIFNPDVPDLKAALFVEGLQQEAQHALSDMVRLLHPRDQERFARILLTASTLQSITPSLITELFFRPVIGQADLLELLVDMLFCR, from the exons ATGGATAACGAATGTCATTGTTCGACCAACGGCGACAGACTTTTGAATCCTATCCTCTACAACATCCTCAGCCAAATGGATAACAGCAAACCAAGTCAACACAACTTCAACTACAATTCAATACCTCATAGATGCAACTGTGAGCTGCGTCGGACAGTGTGCTTGAAAAGGCCGTCTGAGATTTGCAAAGAAGCCTCAGCAGTTCTGGTTAAAACCGTCCATTTCATGAAGAACTTGCCCGCTTTTAACCAGCTTCCACCCAATGACCAGTTCTCACTTCTCAAAAGCTGCTGGGCACCGCTCTTCATTTTGGGTCTGGCCCAAGAGCATGTGGACTTTGAGGTGACGGATTCTCCTGCTGACAGCATGCTGAAAAAGATTCTCCTGAACCTCCAGGAGGGCCCcgagatggagagagagcaGCCCACCATGGCTGGAGTCAGCAAACTCAAGTCCTGCATCAAAAAGTTTTGGAGTTTGGATTTGAGTCCAAAGGAGTACGCATACCTCAAGGGGACGACGATATTTAATCCAG ATGTCCCAGACCTAAAGGCAGCTCTGTTCGTTGAGGGGTTGCAACAGGAAGCTCAGCACGCCCTGAGCGATATGGTCCGGCTCCTTCACCCCAGGGACCAGGAGCGTTTTGCTCGAATCCTCCTCACAGCCTCCACGCTGCAGAGCATCACACCCAGCCTCATCACTGAACTGTTCTTCCGGCCCGTGATCGGCCAGGCTGatctgctggagctgctggtcGACATGCTATTCTGCAGGTAG
- the gpatch3 gene encoding G patch domain-containing protein 3, which translates to MADSEEAVSPVYLVISNIPAAFRSADLRNYFSQFIESGGFKCFHYRHRPEVLRESEGQNSVCDDSEESSSRPPESDRVTANSSSRPPESDRVTADSSSRPPESDRVMADSSSVKKQQQAVKTGCCVISVQAKDADRFIRMYSGNHWIDSKGSWLSRRCVIKRVKVSHENDEEPFPYKTKYEQRHRSSLTEHFTETDLKSLSELNPPALMRNGNVGTPVKVFLQLIQSCRLPPRLIRKLGLTFPKTSSNRRYGNVHFQYKDSYMFPATEETVLTAAGHEISGPGTLAAPSSGRRLLVDHTETTETDEPRKEEEEEDAQSNADDDDDRCEEWERHEALHDDVTSQERSKERLYEEEIELKWEKGGSGLVFYTDAQYWQEEEGDFDEQTADDWDVDMSVYYDKDGGDMDSRDYVRMRYEKRLREGLEDGSGHNQTIGSFERFTKGFGRRVMEKQGWKDGEGLGNSQIGIPEALENEGQHPNCKRGFGYHGEKLLLHPGKKARPDFHITTVYDKPKDIDEGDTLLRRQPNTSMKYRGWQPGGTIGPRR; encoded by the exons ATGGCGGACTCTGAAGAAGCTGTATCTCCTGTGTATTTAGTAATTAGCAACATTCCAGCCGCTTTTCGTTCAGCGGACCTCAGAAACTATTTCAGTCAGTTCATAGAAAGCGGCGGTTTTAAGTGTTTCCACTATCGACACCGGCCGGAGGTTCTCAGGGAGTCCGAGGGCCAAAACTCGGTGTGTGATGACAGCGAGGAGAGCAGCTCCAGACCCCCGGAGAGCGACCGAGTAACGGCTAATAGCAGCTCCAGACCCCCGGAGAGCGACCGAGTAACGGCAGACAGCAGCTCCAGACCCCCGGAGAGCGACCGAGTAATGGCAGACAGCAGCTCCgtgaagaagcagcagcaggcggTGAAAACGGGCTGTTGTGTGATCTCAGTTCAGGCTAAAGACGCCGACAGATTCATCAGGATGTATTCGGGGAACCACTGGATTGACTCGAAGGGCAGCTGGCTGTCCAGACGTTGTGTTATCAAAAGAGTAAAAGTTTCACATGAAAATG ATGAGGAGCCATTCCCCTATAAGACAAAGTATGAGCAGCGGCACCGCTCGTCCTTAACGGAGCATTTCACAGAGACGGACCTCAAAAGCTTATCTGAGCTGAATCCACCTGCTCTGATGCGGAATGGAAACGTGGGAACACCAGTGAAAGTGTTCCTCCAGCTCATCCAGTCCTGTCGCCTGCCTCCTCGCCTCATCCGGAAGTTGGGCCTCACGTTCCCCAAGACCAGTTCCAACCGTCGTTACGGCAACGTGCATTTCCAGTATAAGGATTCTTACATGTTTCCAGCCACAGAGGAGACTGTGCTAACAGCTGCCGGGCATGAAATATCAGGGCCGGGCACTTTAGCGGCACCATCCTCAGGACGGAGGTTGCTGGTTgatcacacagaaacaacagagaCTGATGAGCCAcggaaagaagaagaggaggaggatgcacAGTCAAATGCAGATGAT GATGATGATCGCTGTGAGGAGTGGGAGCGCCATGAAGCTTTGCATGATGATGTAACGAGCCAGGAGCGAAGTAAAGAGAGGCTGTATGAAGAAGAGATTGAGCTGAAGTGGGAAAAGGGCGGCTCAGGTCTGGTGTTCTACACGGACGCCCAGTACTggcaggaagaggaaggag ATTTTGATGAACAAACGGCAGATGATTGGGATGTTGACATGAGCGTTTACTATGATAAAG ATGGAGGTGACATGGATTCCCGTGACTATGTGCGAATGCGGTATGAAAAGAGGCTGAGGGAGGGTCTTGAAGATGGATCAGGACACAATCAGACTATCGGCAGCTTTGAGAGGTTCACCAAG GGTTTTGGCCGTCGAGTGATGGAGAAGCAGGGCTGGAAGGACGGTGAAGGCTTGGGGAACAGTCAGATTGGGATTCCTGAAGCCCTGGAGAATGAGGGCCAACATCCAAACTGCAAACGGGGGTTTGG gtatcATGGAGAGAAATTGCTCTTACATCCTGGAAAAAAGGCCAGGCCAGATTTCCATATAACTACAGTGTATGATAAACCCAAAGACATAGATGAAGGTGACACCTTACTCAGACGTCAACCAAACACCAGCATGAAGTACAGAGGCTGGCAGCCAGGTGGCACCATTGGACCACGAAGATGA
- the gpn2 gene encoding GPN-loop GTPase 2 — MSSQTGGTPPSLRFGQVVIGPPGSGKTTYCQGMQEFLTHLGRKVVVVNMDPANEGLPYPCAVDISELVTLDDVMENLKLGPNGGLLYCMEYVEANLDWLENKLKQHSDCYFLFDCPGQVELYTHQSSVKNIFSQLGKWNFRLAAVHLVDSHYCADPAKFISVLCTSLSTMLHVELPHVNVLSKMDLIEQYGKLAFNLDFYTEVMDLNYLLDHLAADPFFKKFRHLNEKLAEVIQDYSLVSFVSLNVQDKESMIQVLRAVDKANGYCFGDLEERNLQAMMSAAVGADFQFNSTLGVQERYVETSGRTVEEEMMDQ, encoded by the exons ATGTCCAGTCAGACAGGAGGCACTCCCCCCTCACTACGTTTCGGCCAGGTGGTCATTGGACCCCCAGGCTCAGGTAAAACCACTTACTGCCAAGGTATGCAGGAGTTCCTGACTCACCTTGGACGCAAGGTGGTTGTGGTGAACATGGACCCAGCCAATGAAGGACTGCCATATCCCTGTGCAGTAGATATCTCAGAGTTGGTCACTTTGGATGATGTCATGGAAAATCTGAAGCTTGGGCCCAATGGTGGGCTCCTCTACTGTATGGAGTACGTTGAAGCCAATCTGGACTGGTTagaaaacaagctgaaacagCACAGTGACTGTTACTTCTTGTTTGACTGTCCTGGACAGGTGGAGCTCTACACCCACCAGAGTTCAGTGAAGAACATATTCTCACAGCTGGGAAAGTGGAATTTCAGG CTGGCAGCAGTGCACCTCGTGGACTCTCATTACTGCGCTGACCCAGCCAAGTTCATCTCTGTGCTGTGTACCTCCCTGTCCACCATGCTACATGTGGAGCTTCCTCACGTCAACGTCCTCTCCAAGATGGACTTGATTGAGCAGTACGGCAAACTGG CGTTCAACCTTGACTTCTACACAGAAGTCATGGACCTGAACTATCTTCTTGATCACCTGGCTGCGGACCCCTTCTTTAAAAAATTCCGCCATCTAAATGAAAAGTTGGCAGAAGTCATACAAGATTACAGCCTCGTCTCCTTTGTGTCTCTCAATGTACAG GACAAAGAGAGCATGATTCAGGTCTTACGAGCAGTAGACAAGGCAAACGGCTACTGCTTTGGAGACCTGGAGGAGAGGAATCTGCAGGCCATGATGTCAGCTGCTGTGGGGGCAGACTTCCAGTTCAACTC TACTCTTGGAGTTCAAGAGCGGTATGTTGAAACCAGCGGAAGGACTGTGGAGGAGGAAATGATGGACCAGTAA